In Rattus norvegicus strain BN/NHsdMcwi chromosome 3, GRCr8, whole genome shotgun sequence, a genomic segment contains:
- the LOC120101524 gene encoding mitochondrial import inner membrane translocase subunit Tim17-B-like, which produces MGVLGGGVFQAVKSFRNAPVGIRHWFRGSTSAVRIRALQIGGSFAVWGGLFPTIDCSLVQLRGEEDPRNSIASGALTGAVLAARSGMVGSAMMGGSILLALVEDVDILLTHYAAQQSRSAHPFLEDPSQLTPKEGALAPGYPNYQQYH; this is translated from the coding sequence ATGGGTGTCCTTGGTGGTGGAGTCTTCCAGGCTGTCAAGAGCTTCCGCAATGCCCCTGTTGGAATTCGACACTGGTTCAGAGGTAGTACCAGTGCTGTGAGGATCCGAGCACTCCAGATCGGAGGTAGCTTTGCAGTATGGGGAGGCCTGTTTCCCACCATCGACTGTAGCCTGGTCCAGCTGCGGGGCGAAGAAGACCCCCGGAATTCCATCGCTAGTGGAGCATTGACTGGAGCCGTGCTGGCTGCCCGCAGTGGCATGGTGGGCTCTGCAATGATGGGGGGTAGCATCCTGTTGGCCCTCGTTGAGGATGTTGACATACTTCTCACCCACTATGCTGCCCAGCAGTCCCGCAGTGCACACCCATTCTTGGAGGACCCCAGCCAGCTAACCCCTAAAGAGGGAGCTCTGGCCCCAGGTTATCCCAACTACCAGCAGTACCACTGA